One part of the Anopheles coustani chromosome 2, idAnoCousDA_361_x.2, whole genome shotgun sequence genome encodes these proteins:
- the LOC131267022 gene encoding uncharacterized protein LOC131267022 — protein MKVLIILSAVLCSVLAKDQPRKAIVHLEGSTGVTGNVTISQSSCTEPVFIEINVIRLTPGKHGFHIHEKGDLTDGCASTGGHYNPDKVSHGAPNDQVRHVGDLGNIVADEDGNAKTSYSDTVVSLYGARSVIGRAIVIHAEVDDLGKTNHPDSQKTGNAGGRVACGVIGILEPFAEPAEECSSGQQVLLPAFTLLMSLLAARMLI, from the exons ATGAAGGTGCTAATTATTCTATCGGCAGTGCTGTGCAGCGTGTTGGCAAAG GATCAACCGAGAAAAGCGATCGTCCACTTGGAGGGTTCCACGGGTGTCACTGGTAACGTGACGATCTCGCAGTCCTCTTGTACCGAACCGGTCTTCATTGAAATCAACGTTATTAGACTGACGCCAGGCAAGCATGGATTCCACATTCACGAAAAGGGAGACCTGACTGACGGATGTGCCAGCACCGGTGGCCACTACAATCCGGACAAG GTCAGCCATGGTGCCCCGAACGATCAGGTGCGTCACGTTGGAGACCTGGGCAACATCGTTGCGGACGAGGACGGTAACGCAAAGACGTCGTACTCGGACACGGTCGTTTCGCTCTATGGAGCCCGTAGCGTTATCGGTCGCGCCATCGTCATCCACGCCGAGGTGGACGATCTAGGAAAGACCAACCATCCGGACTCGCAAAAAACCGGAAACGCAGGCGGTCGTGTGGCTTGCGGAGTGATCGGAATTCT TGAACCCTTCGCGGAGCCAGCTGAGGAGTGCAGCAGCGGCCAGCAGGTCCTGTTGCCAGCGTTCACGTTGTTGATGTCGCTTTTGGCAGCGCGTATGTTAATCTAG
- the LOC131264677 gene encoding uncharacterized protein LOC131264677 produces MLYRHPAGRAQCLPAVVFPIGLLLLYCSGCISPVQCLPKVFRSNDICGVYNGHRVYFELGDRGQLQATNVTIPYLSRTALVNQTTPNVCTLELVTCPSCNFKISLSYSNFPAKCAVHNEPPCRCDYLEFTEPPFDSTEYTGRRNCGHDVVYQTQTRSVLIKFVYWSNHSHAFTLDYVAERNRETIQANPGPAPNVTSINNYLHHRIIATPYFPSYYPRDFGKEYVLSCNVEACRINVIFSDFQLAKTSTMEFYDWNGQRLGAVSGAIFRPPVIQSTGPSMIIRFYANGGSGLGYRALVSFLNIASSAEESLHPNTNCGGVVENIGGAITMMKMLDGTNDTRVFDCVWLIKPPNTYAHLKTHLSLKVETFEKLGPHSMLTVIQGTTSDGTVLSVTKVDGGLAKKDLVVPLTSGFYVHLRATFGQLSRLALVYAGFSYLDCYMGTEFLCQNRKCIPIQLHCDGFDHCGDESDEPESCVQEWAGEPIDRRWYSHTPNYYFPKMDHYPDLRTATIIFIASSLGLIMLISALIVLLYRTGSRARHQRELQSQLQTISELLVSVILVDSNNTHGPEELDDPPMYEAPPNYDEIIKVGMDEEMTRKRRRRSSSASGRRSRMRRSRRPSNTSEVHNPILEVQLPPETGSIPSTSGYTLGRGGNGFDECDHYDSDAYERYSDVDIDDHDLRLANWAQTADRGDFLISSRILETPASPAGPSQSVDAPTSSPPPTYDQSNARFFASCTAAQQAASVAAGITRSIAEDAVPITLGISFHPSTTVVSLPSCSVITRPVEISTLTSAPAPPSTNTPMSATINQTLSTSTEYSNGNIICTSTVLANSNAIITSSSNMHPTVTWNESTQTERPWQMFGGSLDDHRSMQRQVPAPLATTQTSYNSLDFDQMQEIDTYLLGYGNATSEDNGVSSVSSQETINSNRTSLTQLTVSTTGSFPPTVCLCQSLRRALSNPQGHAVTSPAPASSVLSYEMISKHCPACRGQSMGRSATLQQAAIPATSGPTYCAHCNGRITGAPGFHQTTRNSNETSGEQRENEKTVLPTSAMCTCVGKFPSQSNITRTTSAVGTLLATRTFSMDRLDDGGFPGGSYGNDRRSARSSTSAVSRFDAYMNANYATTNNDRRNEA; encoded by the exons ATGCTGTATCGCCATCCGGCTGGGCGCGCTCAGTGTTTGCCTGCAGTGGTTTTTCCCATCGGTTTGCTACTTCTTTACTGCTCCGGTTGCATTTCACCAGTGCAATGCCTACCGAAAGTGTTCCGTAGTAACGACATTTGCGGGGTGTACAATGGCCATCGGGTTTACTTCGAGCTCGGAGATCGTGGCCAGCTGCAAGCGACTAATGTGACCATTCCTTAC CTCTCTCGAACGGCGTTGGTGAACCAAACCACCCCCAACGTTTGTACGCTCGAGCTGGTAACATGTCCATCGTGCAACTTCAAAATCTCATTAAG CTACTCGAACTTTCCGGCCAAGTGTGCTGTTCACAATGAACCGCCGTGCCGCTGCGACTATCTGGAATTTACTGAGCCACCGTTCGATTCGACGGAATACACCGGTCGGCGCAACTGTGGCCACGATGTGGTCTACCAAACGCAAACCCGTTCGGTGTTGATTAAATTCGTGTACTGGAGTAATCATTCGCATGCGTTCACCTTGGATTACGTTGCCGAGC GCAATCGTGAGACAATTCAAGCAAATCCCGGACCCGCCCCCAATGTGACCAGTATTAATAACTATCTGCACCACCGTATCATCGCTACCCCCTACTTTCCTTCCTACTATCCGAGGGATTTCGGGAAGGAGTACGTCCTTAGCTGCAATGTCGAAGCGTGCCGCATCAATGTGATCTTCAGTGACTTCCAGTTGGCGAAAACGTCCACAATGGAATTCTACGACTGGAACGGGCAGCGCTTGGGAGCCGTGTCGGGGGCAATATTCCGCCCACCGGTCATTCAGAGCACAGGTCCTTCCATGATCATACGATTCTACGCTAACGGGGGCTCGGGGTTGGGCTACCGTGCGCTCGTATCCTTCCTGAATATTGCCAGCTCCGCGGAAGAGTCGCTGCATCCAAACACGAACTGTGGCGGCGTGGTGGAGAACATCGGCGGAGCGATCacgatgatgaagatgctCGATGGGACCAACGACACGCGAGTGTTCGATTGTGTGTGGCTCATAAAGCCCCCGAACACGTACGCCCATCTCAAGACGCACCTATCGCTGAAGGTGGAGACCTTCGAGAAATTGGGTCCCCATTCGATGCTAACCGTCATTCAGGGGACCACTTCCGACGGGACGGTACTCAGTGTGACGAAAGTTGATGGGGGGCTTGCGAAGAAAGATTTGGTGGTTCCTCTGACGTCTGGCTTCTACGTTCATCTTCGGGCAACATTCGGTCAACTGTCGCGCCTTGCGTTGGTTTACGCGGGATTTAGCTATTTAG ACTGTTACATGGGAACGGAGTTTCTCTGCCAGAATCGAaaatgcattcccatacagcTACACTGCGACGGTTTTGATCACTGTGGGGACGAAAGCGACGAACCGGAGAGCTGCGTCCAAGAATGGGCCGGTGAACCGATCGACCGACGGTGGTATTCGCACACCCCGAACTACTACTTTCCCAAGATGGACCACTATCCCGATCTGCGTACCGCCACCATCATTTTCATTGCCAGCAGTCTCGGACTTATCATGCTTATATCGGCCCTCATAGTGCTCCTTTATCGCACCGGAAGCCGGGCACGCCACCAGCGGGAACTTCAGAGTCAGCTGCAAACGATCAGTGAACTACTAG TAAGTGTTATTCTTGTAGACAGCAACAATACGCACGGCCCGGAAGAACTAGACGATCCACCGATGtacgaagcacccccaaactACGACGAGATCATCAAGGTGGGAATGGACGAAGAAATGACGCGTAAACGACGCCGGCGTTCCTCATCGGCGTCCGGAAGACGCAGCCGTATGAGGCGCTCACGCCGACCGAGCAACACATCGGAGGTGCATAATCCCATACTGGAGGTTCAACTTCCTCCCGAGACGGGCAGCATTCCCTCGACGAGTGGCTATACGCTGGGCCGTGGTGGGAATGGGTTTGATGAATGCGACCACTACGATAGTGATGCGTACGAACGTTATTCGGACGTGGACATCGACGATCATGATCTACGGCTGGCCAACTGGGCTCAAACAGCAGACCGGGGTGATTTTCTCATCAGCTCCCGTATACTAG AAACTCCAGCGTCGCCTGCGGGCCCGAGCCAAAGCGTCGATGCTCCAACCTCCAGCCCACCGCCCACGTACGACCAAAGCAATGCTCGATTCTTTGCGAGCTGCACCGCGGCGCAACAAGCGGCCAGCGTTGCGGCTGGCATCACGCGTAGCATTGCGGAAGACGCTGTCCCGATCACACTCGGAATAAGTTTCCATCCCAGCACCACCGTTGTCAGCTTGCCTTCGTGCTCGGTCATCACACGTCCCGTGGAAATATCAACGTTAACATCAGCACCTGCACCACCGTCCACAAACACTCCGATGTCAGCTACTATCAACCAGACTTTGAGCACATCAACGGAGTATTCGAACGGAAACATTATTTGCACTAGCACTGTGTTAGCGAACAGCAATGCCATTATCACGTCAAGTAGTAACATGCATCCTACGGTCACTTGGAACGAGTCAACCCAGACAGAGCGTCCGTGGCAAATGTTTGGAGGAAGCTTAGATGACCATAGGTCTATGCAAAGACAAGTCCCTGCACCACTTGCAACGACGCAGACATCTTACAACTCATTGGACTTTGATCAGATGCAGGAGATCGATACCTATCTTCTTGGATATGGTAATGCAACGTCGGAGGACAATGGAGT atctTCCGTCAGCAGTCAAGAAACGATCAACTCCAACCGAACTTCCCTAACGCAGCTAACAGTGTCCACGACTGGATCGTTTCCTCCGACCGTCTGTCTCTGCCAGTCGCTCAGGAGGGCACTAAGCAATCCCCAGGGCCATGCAGTTACGTCCCCTGCACCAGCATCCTCCGTTCTAAGCTACGAGATGATCAGCAAACATTGTCCTGCTTGTCGAGGGCAATCGATGGGTCGTAGCGCTACGCTCCAGCAAGCTGCTATCCCTGCTACATCAGGACCTACATACTGTGCACATTGCAATGGGCGCATCACGGGCGCGCCGGGCTTTCATCAGACGACCCGCAACAGTAACGAGACGAGCGGAGAGcagcgagaaaacgaaaagaccGTCCTGCCTACCAGCGCCATGTGCACATGCGTTGGGAAGTTTCCATCACAAAGCAACATCACGCGGACGACATCCGCCGTGGGGACGTTGCTAGCCACGCGCACTTTTTCGATGGATCGGTTGGATGATGGCGGCTTCCCTGGTGGAAGCTACGGCAACGATCGACGCAGTGCGCGCAGCTCAACCAGTGCCGTGTCCCGATTCGATGCGTACATGAATGCAAACTATGCCACCACCAACAATGACCGGCGAAACGAAGCATAA
- the LOC131267018 gene encoding DNA primase small subunit, translating to MPELEETKAKTSFDPNILQDLLPLYYKRLFPHKQFYRWMSYGRSEVSVFSNREFSFTLQDDIYIRYQSFENQQDLEREICTKAPFKIDIGAVYNIRPKDHRGSIAMHPVQRELVFDIDMTDYDDIRTCCNEANACQLCWKFMSIACRVLDEALREDFGFDHLLWVFSGRRGIHCWVSDKSARHLDTAARSAIAQYLNVLISGGEGSTSRVIIHDEMHPSVKRAYRIIEPMFEEICLVDQNIFGTAEGVKKLLANIQDPATRTDLEKRLKSAQGDSKRVWKEFTSYFEELRVTGNNRYRRYKFVVEETILAFTYPRLDINVTKGFNHLLKSPFCVHPKTGKVCIPFNPNIAFKFDPTDVPTITDLLKEVNTFDEKNTVEGEETRSRIKDYKKTSMFKGTVIFEEFLRKLEQTFKGKAAALSDKKMEF from the exons ATGCCCGAATTAGAAGAGACGAAAGCTAAAACGAGCTTTGACCCTAATATATTGCAGGACTTACTACCGCTGTACTATAAGCGATTATTTCCCCATAAACAGTTTTATCGATGGATGTCTTACGGACGTT CGGAAGTTTCGGTATTTTCCAATCGAGAGTTTTCGTTCACTCTGCAGGATGACATCTACATTCGGTACCAATCGTTCGAAAATCAACAAGACCTCGAGCGGGAAATATGCACAAAAGCGCCGTTCAAAATTGACATCGGAGCCGTCTACAACATACGCCCGAAAGATCATCGCGGCAGCATTGCCATGCATCCGGTCCAGCGCGAACTCGTGTTTGATATCGATATGACAGATTACGACGATATTCGTACATGCTGCAACGAGGCCAATGCATGCCAGCTGTGCTGGAAGTTTATGTCCATTGCGTGTCGCGTACTGGACGAAGCTTTGCGTGAGGATTTCGGGTTTGATCACTTGCTGTGGGTATTCAGCGGTCGCCGTGGTATACATTGTTGGGTGTCGGATAAATCGGCCCGACACCTGGACACGGCTGCTCGTTCAGCGATCGCGCAATACTTAAATGTACTCATTTCCGGCGGCGAGGGATCAACTTCGCGCGTCATCATCCACGATGAGATGCATCCGAGTGTAAAACGGGCGTACCGTATCATCGAACCAATGTTCGAGGAGATATGCCTTGTGGATCAGAATATTTTCGGCACGGCCGAGGGCGTAAAGAAACTGCTGGCCAACATTCAGGATCCCGCCACTCGCACGGACCTCGAGAAGCGCCTCAAGTCGGCACAGGGCGATTCTAAGCGCGTATGGAAGGAGTTTACATCATATTTCGAAGAGCTGCGCGTAACGGGCAACAATCGTTATCGGCGGTACAAGTTCGTCGTCGAGGAAACCATTCTGGCGTTCACGTACCCGCGCCTCGACATCAACGTTACGAAAGGATTTAACCACTTGCTGAAATCACCATTCTGCGTGCACCCGAAAACAGGGAAGGTCTGCATACCCTTCAATCCCAATATCGCCTTCAAATTCGATCCGACCGATGTGCCAACGATAAC CGATCTGCTGAAGGAAGTGAACACGTTCGACGAAAAAAACACAGTCGAAGGTGAAGAGACACGCTCACGGATTAAGGACTACAAAAAAACGAGCATGTTCAAGGGGACCGTAATCTTCGAGGAGTTTCTCCGAAAGTTGGAGCAGACATTCAAAGGCAAGGCGGCGGCGCTCAGCGACAAAAAAATGGAGTTCTAA
- the LOC131267023 gene encoding bladder cancer-associated protein has protein sequence MYCLQCLIPVLLIPKPTNPALMQTHVMFIVLYLIGFFLERKPCTICSLVFVMAVFLLCNSGNCLFWGNCEGHTCENG, from the coding sequence ATGTACTGCTTGCAATGCCTCATCCCGGTGTTATTGATTCCCAAGCCGACGAATCCGGCGCTCATGCAAACCCACGTCATGTTTATCGTGCTCTACCTGATCGGATTCTTTCTGGAGCGTAAACCCTGCACCATATGCAGCCTAGTATTTGTGATGGCCGTTTTCCTGCTATGCAACAGTGGCaactgtttgttttggggAAATTGCGAGGGTCATACTTGCGAGAATGGCTAA
- the LOC131267014 gene encoding putative mediator of RNA polymerase II transcription subunit 26, whose product MLEKEPDSMAVTMKQDYAASEVYSTTSEAPPAYKVRQANSVKIAKIIAITVVLSSFILGSFILASSYLQAKQSCDQMQALDAVLNKELMLEAMQQELPKAQALMQDNLSADESNLQTIDRDDAKKHKQEESHKQHKEDSDESSDSEDEDDSSNDGESDESVDMNNRIHVKLPLDLHLTDLANAILRENQKSRMNCIVERRRSEEMVDSPAKMMRLPFGMDMATDPKQQKVTGERIAIFCESGNELKNEEAEPVRQVLIPIPPVRAFGPITHLPQQMGPAPQTIIRQMPQTFFRMPFMNPHNQPQPHQQPQQLPQQLPPIPAQMMQAPHPDAPMGRPNFHPFLRQLPQIIAAQMHQQSPPQPQPEMPPRTEVRIHLQRIPIPEIMRPFLPPQIMRSQPEPEQPQQQLPQQPQQPQPPQPQEVQIREMPLDMAMQKFGMPSSDEMNVADFAAQKFTEQLRSLIARIAESEESEEETDSYRNAPNQEGPSPHSDERELQEQQPPRPTEPETAHQEDQEQQQLPSQQPQQQQPHQPESQEMIPMGRIHYGRSLLTPINLPGKVVETAPSEEDAVRPHYVQPRSV is encoded by the exons GCCTACAAAGTGCGCCAGGCCAATTCGGTGAAGATCGCCAAGATCATCGCCATCACCGTGGTGCTATCGTCCTTCATTCTGGGATCGTTCATCCTGGCCTCGTCCTATTTGCAGGCCAAGCAGTCTTGCGACCAAATGCAGGCCCTCGATGCAGTCCTAAACAAGGAGCTAATGCTGGAGGCGATGCAGCAG GAACTACCGAAGGCGCAGGCTTTGATGCAGGACAACCTCTCGGCCGACGAATCCAACCTCCAGACGATCGATCGGGACGACGCCAAGAAGCACAAGCAGGAGGAGTCCCACAAGCAGCACAAGGAAGATTCGGATGAGTCGAGCGATTCCGAGGATGAAGACGATTCGTCGAACGATGGCGAGAGCGACGAGTCGGTCGACATGAACAATCGTATCCACGTTAAGTTACCGCTGGATCTGCATCTGACCGACCTGGCAAACGCCATCCTACGGGAGAACCAGAA ATCCCGCATGAACTGCATCGTCGAGCGACGCCGTTCGGAGGAAATGGTTGATTCTCCCGCCAAAATGATGCGCCTTCCGTTCGGAATGGATATGGCCACCGATCCCAAGCAGCAGAAGGTCACCGGCGAGCGCATTGCCATTTTCTGCGAATCTGGAAACGAGCTGAA GAATGAAGAGGCTGAACCCGTCCGTCAGGTGTTGATTCCGATTCCGCCAGTGCGTGCCTTCGGTCCAATCACTCATCTGCCCCAGCAGATGGGCCCAGCGCCCCAGACGATCATTCGTCAGATGCCGCAAACGTTCTTCCGTATGCCCTTCATGAACCCTCACAATCAGCCTCAGCCCCACCAGCAGCCCCAGCAGCTGCCACAGCAGCTTCCTCCGATTCCAGCCCAGATGATGCAGGCACCGCACCCGGACGCACCAATGGGACGCCCGAACTTCCATCCATTCCTCCGGCAGCTGCCTCAGATCATTGCCGCCCAGATGCACCAGCAATCTCCCCCGCAGCCCCAGCCAGAAATGCCGCCACGCACTGAGGTCCGCATCCACCTGCAGCGTATCCCAATCCCGGAGATCATGCGCCCCTTCCTGCCGCCACAGATCATGCGCAGCCAGCCGGAACCGGAGCAGCCGCAGCAACAGCTACCCCAGCAGCCGCAGCAACCCCAGCCACCGCAACCGCAGGAGGTACAGATCCGTGAGATGCCACTCGATATGGCCATGCAGAAGTTCGGCATGCCCTCGTCGGACGAGATGAACGTTGCCGACTTTGCCGCGCAGAAGTTCACCGAGCAGCTGCGTTCGCTCATTGCCCGTATCGCCGAGTCGGAGGAAAGCGAAGAGGAAACCGATTCGTATCGTAACGCCCCGAATCAGGAAGGTCCCTCGCCGCACTCGGATGAGCGCGAACTCCAGGAGCAGCAGCCACCACGTCCCACCGAACCGGAAACGGCGCACCAGGAGGACCAagaacagcagcagctcccATCGCAGCAaccacagcagcaacagccacATCAGCCGGAATCACAGGAAATGATCCCGATGGGACGTATCCATTACGGTCGCAGCCTACTGACTCCGATCAACCTTCCTGGCAAGGTCGTGGAAACGGCTCCCTCTGAGGAGGATGCTGTCCGCCCGCATT aTGTCCAACCACGATCGGTTTAG